From Domibacillus sp. DTU_2020_1001157_1_SI_ALB_TIR_016, a single genomic window includes:
- the trpC gene encoding indole-3-glycerol phosphate synthase TrpC, with the protein MTTILDKIIDKKREEVTLLKTAGLSYGADRKPVSFYERIAASKTMALIAEVKRASPSKGDINIGVDPVQQASIYAENGADAVSVLTDTPFFKGTMNDLEAVKASVEIPVLNKDFIIDPIQIDRAFASGGDIILLIAAALEDDDMKRLYTHAKEKSLDVLVEVHDEVEMERALRLGANLIGINNRNLKTFDIDLAVTERLLRSYGRENAFFVSESGIQTADDAVRMKEAGARALLVGETLMRAGNVGETVRSLKVGL; encoded by the coding sequence ATGACAACCATTTTAGATAAAATTATTGATAAAAAAAGAGAAGAAGTGACCCTGCTGAAAACCGCTGGTCTGTCCTACGGGGCGGACCGGAAGCCGGTTTCGTTTTACGAACGAATTGCCGCTTCCAAAACAATGGCATTGATCGCGGAAGTGAAAAGAGCATCGCCTTCAAAGGGGGATATAAATATCGGTGTGGATCCCGTCCAACAAGCATCTATTTATGCCGAAAACGGTGCAGATGCTGTCTCGGTTTTAACGGATACGCCCTTTTTCAAAGGAACGATGAACGATTTAGAAGCGGTAAAAGCAAGTGTTGAAATTCCTGTGCTGAACAAAGACTTTATCATTGACCCTATCCAGATCGACCGTGCTTTTGCATCAGGCGGGGATATTATTTTATTGATTGCAGCGGCGCTTGAAGACGATGATATGAAGCGTCTGTACACACACGCAAAGGAAAAATCGCTTGATGTGCTTGTAGAAGTACACGATGAAGTGGAAATGGAACGGGCGCTCCGCCTTGGCGCAAACTTGATTGGGATTAACAACCGGAATTTAAAAACATTCGATATTGATTTGGCCGTGACAGAGCGGCTGCTTCGTTCATATGGACGGGAAAACGCCTTTTTTGTTTCCGAAAGCGGCATTCAAACAGCGGATGATGCGGTCCGCATGAAAGAAGCGGGAGCGCGTGCCTTGCTTGTAGGGGAAACGTTAATGAGAGCGGGTAATGTTGGGGAAACGGTCCGTTCATTGAAAGTGGGGCTGTAA
- a CDS encoding phosphoribosylanthranilate isomerase, with protein sequence MNVKICGIQSFEAASWAREAGADMIGFVFAESSRKIPSEFARQLAEAVGSDVKKVGVFVNESEETIRSIVEEVGLDYVQLHGDETAEFARRMPVPVIKAFSAKDDLSFEEMFAFPADYILVDSPPAAFRGGSGRTFDWSILENPGVDKSRLILAGGLHPDNIEEAVQSVGPFAVDISSGVETDGRKDETKIFQFVERAKGAHQS encoded by the coding sequence ATGAACGTAAAAATTTGCGGCATTCAATCATTTGAAGCAGCAAGCTGGGCCAGGGAAGCGGGTGCGGACATGATCGGCTTTGTTTTTGCAGAAAGCAGCCGGAAAATTCCTTCCGAATTTGCGCGCCAGCTTGCAGAAGCAGTAGGCTCGGATGTAAAGAAAGTCGGCGTTTTTGTAAATGAATCTGAAGAAACAATTCGCTCGATTGTCGAAGAAGTTGGACTTGATTATGTGCAGCTGCATGGCGATGAGACAGCGGAATTTGCGCGCCGGATGCCGGTGCCCGTCATTAAAGCTTTTTCCGCCAAAGACGATCTTTCCTTTGAAGAGATGTTTGCCTTCCCGGCCGATTATATTTTAGTCGACAGCCCGCCCGCTGCGTTTCGGGGCGGAAGCGGCCGGACGTTTGACTGGTCCATTTTAGAGAATCCAGGTGTAGACAAATCCCGCTTGATTTTGGCAGGCGGTCTGCATCCTGATAATATTGAGGAAGCGGTCCAGTCGGTCGGTCCATTTGCTGTTGATATATCAAGCGGGGTCGAAACCGATGGACGAAAAGATGAAACAAAAATATTTCAATTTGTAGAGCGTGCGAAAGGAGCCCATCAATCATGA
- the trpB gene encoding tryptophan synthase subunit beta — translation MSKVYNQPDEKGHFGEYGGRYVPESLMRAVKELEEAYQSAMKDETFLSELNRYLTDYVGRENPLYFAENLTKAAGGAKIYLKREDLNHTGAHKINNTIGQALLAVRMGKKKVVAETGAGQHGVATATVCALLNLECVIFMGEEDIRRQELNVFRMELLGARVESVSQGSGTLKDAVNEALRYWVTNVEDTHYIMGSVLGPHPFPQIVRDFQAVIGQETKKQLQEKEGRLPDAVVACIGGGSNAMGMFYPFIEDKSVKMYGVEASGSGIDTDKHAASMTMGSVGVLHGSKMYLLQDEAGQIQEAHSISAGLDYPGVGPEHSFLKDSGRVIYEHITDEEALEGFKALTKTEGIIPALESSHAIAYALKLAPKMNQDEIIAICLSGRGDKDVAQIKERFEREGKQA, via the coding sequence ATGAGTAAAGTATATAACCAGCCGGATGAAAAAGGGCATTTTGGAGAATATGGAGGCCGGTACGTACCGGAATCTCTTATGCGTGCCGTAAAAGAATTAGAGGAAGCTTATCAGTCAGCGATGAAAGACGAAACGTTTTTATCCGAGCTGAACCGCTATTTAACCGACTATGTCGGGCGCGAAAATCCGCTTTATTTTGCCGAAAACCTAACGAAAGCAGCAGGCGGCGCGAAAATCTATTTAAAGCGGGAAGATTTAAATCATACAGGCGCCCACAAAATCAATAACACCATCGGACAAGCCTTGCTTGCTGTAAGAATGGGCAAGAAAAAAGTCGTAGCCGAAACCGGTGCCGGCCAGCACGGAGTCGCAACAGCAACTGTATGTGCGCTTTTAAACCTCGAGTGCGTCATTTTTATGGGGGAAGAAGACATCCGCCGCCAGGAGCTAAACGTGTTCCGAATGGAGCTTCTTGGGGCGCGCGTTGAAAGTGTTTCCCAGGGAAGCGGCACGCTGAAAGATGCTGTTAATGAAGCGCTTCGCTACTGGGTAACGAACGTTGAAGATACCCATTACATTATGGGATCCGTGCTGGGTCCGCATCCATTCCCGCAGATTGTGCGTGATTTCCAGGCGGTCATTGGGCAGGAAACAAAAAAACAGCTGCAGGAAAAAGAAGGACGTCTTCCGGATGCTGTTGTAGCCTGCATTGGCGGCGGCAGCAACGCGATGGGTATGTTCTATCCATTTATTGAAGATAAAAGCGTGAAAATGTACGGTGTTGAAGCATCCGGCAGCGGAATCGATACAGACAAGCATGCCGCATCTATGACAATGGGCAGCGTCGGCGTCCTGCATGGCAGTAAAATGTATTTGCTGCAGGATGAAGCGGGCCAAATTCAAGAAGCTCATTCGATTTCAGCCGGTCTTGATTATCCGGGTGTTGGACCGGAACACAGCTTTTTAAAAGATTCCGGACGGGTCATCTATGAACATATTACCGATGAAGAAGCACTTGAAGGATTTAAAGCACTGACAAAAACAGAAGGCATTATCCCGGCACTTGAAAGCTCTCATGCGATTGCGTACGCCCTGAAGCTTGCACCGAAAATGAATCAAGACGAGATTATTGCCATTTGTTTATCCGGCCGCGGCGACAAAGACGTGGCGCAAATTAAAGAGCGGTTTGAAAGAGAGGGCAAGCAGGCATGA
- the trpA gene encoding tryptophan synthase subunit alpha translates to MTKFKMAEAFQKVEQEGKKAFTAYIMAGDGGLHTLKNTILLLEKSGVTVIELGIPFSDPVADGPVIQEAGKRALKEKVTLTQILGELASFKEEISVPIVIMTYANPVFKVGAERFAQLCEQAGVSGVIIPDVPMEEEAEFREPLAKRDIAMIRFVTLTSSDERIAQTVKDAEGFIYAVTVNGITGARAGFADDLSVHLSRIAEQSPVPVLAGFGVSSKEQAEELGAACGGVIVGSKIVQLLHEGKGEEIKQLIP, encoded by the coding sequence ATGACCAAGTTTAAAATGGCCGAAGCATTTCAAAAAGTAGAGCAAGAAGGGAAAAAAGCATTCACCGCTTACATTATGGCGGGTGATGGCGGGCTTCACACACTAAAGAACACCATTTTGCTTTTAGAGAAGTCCGGCGTAACCGTGATTGAGCTGGGTATACCGTTCTCCGATCCTGTCGCTGACGGCCCTGTTATTCAGGAAGCCGGCAAGCGGGCGCTCAAAGAAAAAGTCACCCTTACTCAAATTTTGGGAGAGCTTGCTTCTTTTAAAGAAGAAATCAGCGTACCGATTGTGATTATGACCTATGCAAATCCAGTGTTTAAAGTAGGGGCAGAGCGTTTTGCCCAATTGTGTGAACAAGCAGGTGTATCCGGCGTGATTATTCCGGACGTGCCAATGGAGGAAGAAGCGGAGTTTCGGGAGCCGCTGGCGAAGCGGGACATCGCGATGATCCGCTTTGTGACACTAACCAGCTCCGACGAGCGCATCGCCCAAACGGTGAAAGATGCAGAAGGGTTTATTTACGCGGTCACCGTTAATGGCATTACCGGCGCACGTGCCGGCTTTGCAGACGATCTCAGTGTTCATCTGTCCCGTATTGCGGAGCAAAGCCCTGTCCCGGTTCTGGCCGGATTTGGTGTATCATCAAAAGAACAAGCAGAAGAGCTGGGCGCAGCATGCGGCGGTGTCATCGTCGGCAGTAAAATTGTCCAGCTGCTTCATGAAGGAAAAGGCGAGGAAATCAAACAGCTTATTCCTTAA
- a CDS encoding ABC transporter ATP-binding protein, which yields MTELISYEQVRFVRQDKVILNHVNWTVKEGEHWAVLGLNGSGKSTMLNMMGGYEFPTSGTIRVFGHEYGRYNWEYVKKRLGFVGNTLNRFLETLNTESAREIVVSGRFNSIGLYEKTEAADWEKADELLASLRLSYLADKPYRFMSQGEQRRVLIARAFMAEPDAMILDEPCSGLDVRAREELLTALEQQAGRHKTSLLYVTHHIEEIFPAITHVAVLKEGRMLAAGEKKSVLTSPILSEAFGLPVELEWQNERCWLKVLSN from the coding sequence ATGACAGAATTAATTTCATATGAGCAAGTGCGCTTCGTCCGGCAGGACAAGGTCATTTTAAACCATGTAAACTGGACCGTAAAAGAGGGTGAGCATTGGGCTGTTTTAGGGTTAAATGGATCAGGCAAGTCAACAATGCTGAATATGATGGGCGGGTATGAATTTCCTACAAGCGGCACGATTCGGGTTTTTGGTCACGAATATGGGCGTTATAACTGGGAGTATGTGAAAAAGCGCCTTGGCTTTGTCGGCAATACATTAAACCGTTTTTTAGAAACGCTGAATACGGAGAGTGCCCGGGAGATTGTCGTAAGCGGCCGTTTTAATTCGATTGGCCTTTATGAAAAAACAGAAGCCGCGGATTGGGAAAAAGCGGATGAACTGCTGGCATCGCTTCGTTTATCTTATTTAGCGGACAAGCCGTACCGGTTTATGTCCCAGGGAGAACAGCGGCGGGTGCTTATTGCCCGTGCTTTTATGGCTGAACCTGATGCCATGATTTTAGATGAGCCATGCTCCGGCCTGGATGTAAGAGCACGCGAAGAGCTGCTCACGGCACTCGAACAACAGGCCGGCCGGCACAAGACGTCTCTTTTATACGTTACACATCATATTGAGGAAATTTTCCCGGCTATTACACACGTTGCCGTTTTAAAAGAAGGAAGAATGCTCGCAGCAGGCGAGAAAAAAAGTGTGCTCACCAGCCCTATCCTTTCTGAAGCATTCGGCCTGCCGGTTGAGCTTGAATGGCAGAACGAGCGATGCTGGCTGAAAGTGCTGTCCAATTAA
- a CDS encoding 2-oxoglutarate dehydrogenase E1 component, protein MNMQISQGNPWKNFSGPNLGYVMEVYEQYLADPDAIDQELRQLFDQWGPPESLTGNTAQHTTSAGDLDKLFRAVKLADSIRIYGHLAADINPLDDSKKDTRRIDLETYELTEADLRQIPVEYICPGAPAHVQNGYDAIMHLKKVYTDKVAFEFAQVHDLEEKQWLRQQIESTDYYPTFTDSDKKKLLKRLTQVEGFEKFIHKTFVGQKRFSIEGLDAMVPLLDELVHHSAVKGAQTINIGMAHRGRLNVLAHILGKPYEMIFAEFAHAPSKKMLPLGSMKMNYYGWTGDVKYHLGADRSYKEEDTQTARITLANNPSHLEVVSPIVAGYTRAAQEDRTQKGKPALDVSKAMSIIIHGDAAFPGQGIVGETFNMSQINGYKTGGSIHIIANNMIGFTTESYDSRSTRYASDVAKGFEVPIVHVNADDPEACVAAAFMAVNYRSRFGKDFVIDLIGYRRFGHNEMDEPMTTNPNMYNIIHKHKTVRELYAQKLADRGVIENGYADEVYKENEQKLKDLFETVPKKDDNPDIIMNPPQVVEQDLPCHKTGVSEEDLKAINQELLQWPEGFQPFKKLERILKRREQLFVEDGQVDWGHAETLAFASILKEGTPIRLTGQDSQRGTFAHRNLVLHDENDGKEYNTLHGLSNVSASFDVINSPLTETAVVGFEYGYNVFSPETLVLWEAQFGDFANMAQVMFDQFVSSGRAKWGQKSGLVMLLPHGYEGQGPEHSSGRIERFLQSAAENNWTVANLSSTAQYFHILRRQASILQKEEVRPLVIMTPKSLLRHPLAASKASEFSNGNFNIIVEEPRTGSKPKKVERIVLCSGKVSIDLAEQIEKSEENLDWLHVLRVEELYPFPKEEITAILERFPNVKEVIWLQEEPQNMGAWTYMDPRLRDTVPEGATVRYVGRRRRSSPSEGDAIVHKKEQARILRTVLTKEQ, encoded by the coding sequence ATGAACATGCAGATTAGCCAGGGAAACCCGTGGAAAAACTTTTCGGGTCCAAACCTTGGGTATGTAATGGAAGTGTACGAACAATACTTGGCCGATCCAGATGCAATCGACCAGGAGCTGCGCCAGTTATTTGATCAATGGGGTCCCCCGGAGTCGTTAACTGGAAATACAGCGCAGCATACCACATCAGCGGGTGATCTTGATAAGCTGTTTCGTGCCGTGAAGCTTGCAGACAGCATTCGCATTTATGGTCATTTGGCAGCAGACATTAATCCGCTTGATGACAGCAAAAAAGACACACGTCGTATTGATCTTGAAACATATGAGCTCACAGAAGCAGATCTTCGCCAAATACCGGTAGAGTATATTTGTCCAGGCGCTCCGGCACACGTTCAAAACGGATATGACGCCATTATGCACTTGAAAAAAGTGTACACAGATAAAGTTGCTTTTGAATTTGCACAAGTACATGATCTGGAAGAAAAACAATGGCTTCGCCAGCAAATTGAATCGACAGATTACTATCCGACGTTTACAGACAGTGACAAGAAAAAGCTGTTAAAACGTCTTACACAGGTTGAAGGATTTGAGAAATTCATTCATAAAACATTTGTCGGCCAAAAGCGCTTTTCTATTGAAGGCTTAGATGCCATGGTGCCGCTTTTAGATGAGCTTGTTCACCATTCGGCTGTAAAAGGCGCCCAAACGATTAATATCGGGATGGCTCACCGCGGCCGCTTAAACGTACTTGCCCACATTCTCGGCAAACCATACGAAATGATTTTTGCGGAATTTGCTCACGCACCAAGCAAAAAAATGCTGCCTCTTGGTTCTATGAAAATGAACTATTACGGCTGGACAGGTGACGTAAAGTATCACCTTGGTGCAGACCGCAGCTATAAAGAAGAAGATACACAAACAGCACGTATTACCCTTGCGAACAATCCGAGCCACCTTGAGGTAGTTAGTCCAATTGTCGCCGGTTATACACGCGCCGCACAGGAAGACCGTACACAAAAAGGAAAACCAGCGTTAGATGTTTCTAAAGCGATGTCTATTATCATCCACGGAGACGCAGCATTCCCTGGACAGGGAATTGTCGGCGAAACGTTTAATATGAGCCAGATTAACGGCTATAAAACGGGCGGATCGATTCATATTATTGCGAATAATATGATCGGCTTCACAACGGAAAGCTATGATTCACGTTCTACACGGTATGCGTCCGATGTAGCCAAAGGCTTTGAAGTGCCAATCGTCCACGTGAACGCGGACGACCCGGAAGCATGTGTGGCTGCGGCATTTATGGCGGTCAACTACCGGTCACGCTTCGGCAAAGACTTTGTAATTGACTTGATTGGATATCGTCGTTTCGGCCATAACGAAATGGATGAGCCGATGACAACAAATCCAAACATGTACAATATTATTCATAAACATAAAACAGTTCGTGAACTGTATGCACAAAAACTCGCTGACCGCGGAGTTATTGAAAACGGGTACGCAGATGAAGTGTATAAAGAAAACGAGCAAAAGCTGAAAGACCTGTTTGAAACGGTTCCTAAAAAAGACGATAATCCGGATATTATTATGAATCCGCCGCAAGTCGTGGAGCAGGACCTGCCGTGCCATAAAACAGGTGTAAGTGAAGAAGACTTAAAAGCGATCAATCAAGAGCTCCTTCAATGGCCGGAAGGATTCCAGCCGTTTAAAAAGCTTGAGCGTATTTTAAAACGCCGTGAGCAGCTGTTTGTGGAAGACGGCCAGGTTGACTGGGGTCATGCTGAAACACTGGCATTTGCTTCTATCCTAAAAGAAGGCACACCGATCAGACTAACAGGTCAAGATTCACAGCGCGGAACATTTGCGCACCGTAATCTTGTTTTGCATGATGAAAACGATGGCAAAGAATACAATACGCTGCATGGTTTAAGCAACGTATCCGCTTCATTTGATGTCATTAACTCGCCTTTAACAGAAACAGCTGTTGTCGGATTTGAATATGGCTATAACGTATTTTCTCCGGAAACACTCGTTCTTTGGGAAGCACAGTTTGGAGATTTTGCCAATATGGCCCAGGTAATGTTCGATCAGTTTGTTTCCTCAGGACGGGCGAAATGGGGGCAAAAATCAGGCTTGGTTATGCTTCTGCCGCATGGCTATGAAGGCCAGGGACCTGAGCATTCAAGCGGCCGCATCGAGCGCTTCCTGCAGTCTGCAGCTGAAAACAACTGGACGGTAGCGAATTTGTCATCAACGGCTCAATATTTCCATATTTTGCGCCGTCAGGCTTCCATCCTGCAAAAAGAGGAAGTTCGCCCGCTTGTTATTATGACACCGAAAAGCTTGCTTCGTCATCCGCTGGCTGCATCTAAAGCTTCCGAGTTTTCAAACGGAAACTTCAACATTATTGTGGAAGAGCCGAGAACAGGCAGCAAGCCGAAGAAAGTAGAGCGCATTGTGCTTTGCAGCGGGAAAGTGTCTATTGACCTTGCTGAGCAGATCGAGAAGTCAGAAGAAAATCTTGATTGGCTTCACGTATTACGGGTAGAAGAGTTATATCCGTTCCCGAAAGAAGAAATTACAGCTATTCTCGAACGCTTCCCGAATGTAAAAGAAGTCATCTGGCTTCAAGAAGAACCGCAAAATATGGGTGCGTGGACATATATGGATCCAAGACTGCGTGATACAGTTCCAGAAGGCGCAACTGTCCGTTACGTAGGCCGCCGCCGCCGTTCTAGTCCATCAGAAGGCGATGCGATTGTTCACAAGAAAGAACAAGCTCGTATTCTGCGTACTGTATTAACGAAAGAACAGTAA
- the odhB gene encoding 2-oxoglutarate dehydrogenase complex dihydrolipoyllysine-residue succinyltransferase, with the protein MAEIRVPELAESITEGTIAQWLKQPGDYVEKGEYIVELETDKVNVEVISEEAGTIKELQAAEGDTVEVGQVIAIVEAGAGSSAGTSAPAETEAAPVQTEAKAKEDIVKEEPAQKQEEAASRTVASPAARKLAREKGIDLNAVKTVDPLGRVRVQDVESHQNTPAPAPKQAAPQKQAASAPKAQDNGKPVERERMSRRRQTIAKRLVEVQQTAAMLTTFNEIDMTNIMDLRKRKKDKFFDDHDVRLGFMSFFTKAVVAGLKKYPYVNAEIDGDEIVLKKFYDIGVAVSTDDGLVVPVVRDCDRKNFAEIEGSIMDMALKARDNKLALGDLQGGSFTITNGGVFGSLLSTPILNGSQVGILGMHTIQRRPVAIGDAVEIRPMMYVALSYDHRIIDGKEAVGFLKMVKELIENPEDLLLEG; encoded by the coding sequence GTGGCTGAAATTAGAGTTCCTGAACTAGCAGAATCAATTACAGAAGGTACAATTGCGCAATGGCTGAAACAACCGGGTGATTACGTTGAAAAAGGCGAATATATTGTTGAGCTTGAAACGGACAAAGTCAATGTAGAAGTTATTTCTGAAGAAGCAGGAACCATCAAAGAATTGCAAGCGGCAGAAGGCGACACGGTCGAAGTAGGCCAGGTAATCGCGATTGTGGAAGCAGGAGCGGGCAGTTCTGCAGGAACGTCTGCACCAGCTGAAACGGAAGCTGCGCCTGTTCAAACAGAGGCGAAAGCAAAAGAAGATATCGTAAAAGAAGAGCCTGCTCAAAAACAGGAGGAAGCAGCAAGCCGTACGGTTGCTTCACCAGCGGCTCGTAAGCTTGCCCGTGAAAAAGGCATTGATTTAAATGCTGTTAAAACGGTTGATCCACTTGGACGTGTACGCGTGCAGGATGTAGAATCACATCAAAACACACCGGCTCCGGCACCAAAGCAGGCTGCTCCACAAAAACAAGCGGCTTCCGCACCGAAAGCACAGGACAACGGCAAACCGGTTGAGCGCGAGCGCATGAGCCGCCGCCGTCAGACGATTGCAAAACGCCTGGTGGAAGTACAGCAGACAGCAGCGATGCTGACAACGTTTAACGAAATCGATATGACGAATATTATGGACCTTCGTAAACGTAAAAAAGACAAATTCTTTGATGATCATGATGTTCGCCTGGGCTTTATGTCGTTCTTTACAAAAGCAGTTGTGGCAGGGCTGAAAAAGTATCCATATGTAAATGCGGAAATTGACGGAGACGAAATTGTCTTGAAGAAGTTTTATGATATCGGCGTTGCCGTATCAACAGACGATGGCTTAGTTGTACCGGTCGTGCGTGACTGTGACCGCAAAAACTTTGCAGAAATCGAAGGCTCTATTATGGATATGGCCTTGAAAGCACGCGATAACAAGCTGGCGCTTGGTGACCTGCAGGGCGGTTCGTTTACAATCACGAACGGCGGTGTATTCGGTTCCCTTCTATCAACACCAATTTTAAACGGCTCGCAAGTGGGTATTCTTGGTATGCATACGATTCAAAGACGCCCGGTTGCGATTGGTGATGCGGTCGAAATCCGTCCGATGATGTATGTGGCTCTTTCATACGATCACCGCATTATTGATGGAAAAGAAGCGGTTGGATTCTTGAAAATGGTTAAAGAGTTAATTGAAAATCCAGAAGACCTTCTTCTTGAAGGATAA
- the sda gene encoding sporulation histidine kinase inhibitor Sda: MKIMSDEMLVAAYRDALKQDRNKSEIETLKTEVNKRGLSPKLAKS; the protein is encoded by the coding sequence ATGAAAATTATGAGTGACGAGATGCTGGTGGCTGCTTACAGGGATGCATTGAAGCAAGACCGAAACAAATCTGAAATTGAAACATTAAAAACAGAAGTGAATAAGCGAGGCCTTTCTCCTAAACTTGCAAAGAGCTAA
- a CDS encoding NAD(P)H-hydrate dehydratase, translated as MYIYKSSDISKTDQLADKNGMSSFTLMELAGAGLWKKIASSYKISDHSFLILAGKGNNGGDSIVLARYLKRAGAACHLFFPDGLPKTGPAKQHLMYYETCGYSYETGLPATSASIVVDALLGAGTRLPLSKAIRDCVDWINAQKKHLISIDLPTGTASDNGDCDESVLHAHKTYVLHGYKPSRFLYPAAACYGETEIVDIGLIHTSNWKVYEPAPRSRSFYHLAHNTHKGTFGHGLLVAGTGEMPGSAALAALGAVSCGAGKLTVQTDQEAVPVIASHVPEAMYHFKKGIDDNHPYEAVAAGCGRAADGEMEEIVQHLLQQEKPVILDAGALGPRSYKEARCPVVVTPHPGEFARMTGKPVGFIQKNRLQEASAYAVEHGVTVVLKGEYTVIAFADGSGFVNQTGNEGLSKGGSGDTLTGVMLALIMRNPDLKAAVADAVYLHGKCADHWKQLRPAQAMRPLGIHELIPDAINEIIKETNET; from the coding sequence TTGTATATTTATAAGAGTAGTGATATAAGCAAAACAGACCAGTTGGCTGATAAAAATGGGATGTCTTCTTTTACGTTAATGGAACTTGCTGGAGCTGGTTTATGGAAAAAAATAGCTTCTTCTTATAAAATAAGTGACCATTCATTTCTTATTTTAGCCGGGAAAGGAAACAACGGCGGTGATAGTATTGTGCTCGCACGTTACTTAAAGCGGGCCGGGGCTGCCTGTCATCTTTTCTTTCCAGACGGACTGCCAAAAACGGGTCCAGCAAAGCAGCATTTAATGTATTACGAAACGTGCGGATACTCCTATGAAACGGGTCTGCCAGCTACTTCGGCCTCTATTGTCGTCGATGCGCTTTTAGGCGCTGGCACGCGGCTGCCGCTATCAAAAGCAATCCGGGACTGTGTGGATTGGATAAATGCGCAAAAGAAGCATCTTATCTCAATTGACCTGCCGACGGGTACAGCTTCTGATAATGGGGACTGTGATGAATCCGTCCTTCATGCACACAAAACGTACGTCCTTCATGGGTACAAGCCGTCCCGGTTTTTATACCCTGCGGCGGCTTGTTATGGAGAAACTGAAATTGTCGACATTGGACTCATACACACATCAAATTGGAAGGTGTACGAGCCGGCTCCTCGTTCCCGTTCTTTTTATCATCTTGCGCATAATACCCATAAAGGCACATTTGGCCATGGCCTCCTGGTAGCCGGAACCGGTGAAATGCCTGGGAGTGCAGCGCTTGCTGCATTAGGAGCTGTGTCATGCGGAGCAGGTAAGCTGACCGTGCAGACGGATCAAGAAGCGGTCCCGGTCATTGCTTCTCATGTGCCGGAAGCAATGTATCATTTTAAAAAAGGAATAGACGACAATCATCCATACGAAGCGGTTGCTGCCGGCTGTGGCAGAGCAGCAGACGGAGAAATGGAAGAGATCGTTCAGCATTTATTGCAGCAGGAGAAGCCGGTCATTTTAGATGCAGGTGCACTGGGGCCGCGGAGCTACAAGGAAGCAAGGTGCCCAGTAGTAGTAACGCCGCATCCTGGTGAGTTTGCGCGGATGACCGGAAAACCGGTTGGCTTTATTCAAAAAAATCGGCTGCAGGAAGCCTCGGCATATGCAGTCGAACACGGCGTAACGGTTGTGTTAAAAGGGGAATATACCGTCATAGCATTCGCGGATGGAAGCGGCTTTGTTAATCAAACAGGAAATGAAGGGTTGTCTAAAGGCGGAAGTGGCGATACACTGACAGGTGTGATGCTGGCGCTTATCATGCGTAATCCTGATCTTAAGGCCGCTGTCGCGGATGCTGTTTATCTGCACGGAAAATGTGCGGATCATTGGAAACAGCTTCGTCCGGCCCAAGCGATGCGCCCCCTTGGTATTCACGAGCTGATTCCGGATGCAATAAATGAAATAATAAAGGAGACCAACGAAACATGA
- a CDS encoding DUF6501 family protein — translation MIHLNWDKTKPIKQVKCVHTDAKKYVVENALTKGNVYEVKNETEEFYFVVDNKGRVSGFYKDYFEEVTG, via the coding sequence ATGATTCATTTAAACTGGGACAAAACAAAACCGATTAAACAGGTAAAATGCGTTCATACAGACGCCAAAAAGTATGTTGTTGAAAATGCGCTGACAAAAGGAAACGTTTATGAGGTAAAAAACGAAACCGAGGAATTTTATTTTGTAGTAGATAATAAGGGCCGTGTTTCCGGCTTTTACAAAGATTATTTTGAAGAAGTAACGGGATAA
- a CDS encoding competence protein ComK, whose amino-acid sequence MFNERMALKIRLDQLADAEVRVMQEFKKEREAIFARLQELDETEENHRPDITAAAADITAAADITAVTTVGAPPKIRRGRRSEGLTELRDITIRILKKQNTPIRGIELQRYVEEQSGKKIANMTTFMNSLERENAHVRKLGRGLYIYEYDL is encoded by the coding sequence ATGTTTAACGAGCGCATGGCCTTAAAGATCAGGCTGGATCAATTAGCGGATGCGGAAGTTCGAGTAATGCAGGAATTTAAAAAAGAACGGGAAGCGATTTTTGCGCGGCTTCAGGAACTGGATGAAACAGAAGAGAATCACAGGCCTGACATAACGGCTGCTGCTGCTGACATAACAGCTGCGGCTGATATAACAGCTGTTACGACAGTTGGAGCACCGCCAAAAATACGCAGAGGACGCCGGAGCGAAGGGTTAACAGAGCTTCGCGATATAACCATCCGCATTTTGAAAAAGCAGAATACGCCTATTCGCGGCATCGAGCTGCAGCGTTATGTAGAGGAGCAGTCCGGCAAGAAAATTGCAAACATGACCACTTTTATGAATAGTCTTGAGCGCGAAAATGCACATGTCCGCAAGCTTGGGCGGGGTCTTTACATTTACGAATATGATTTATAA